In one Rhea pennata isolate bPtePen1 chromosome 15, bPtePen1.pri, whole genome shotgun sequence genomic region, the following are encoded:
- the LOC134147353 gene encoding uncharacterized protein LOC134147353 isoform X1 gives MVYHRASPPLGGNQNMNNLSSSLDNTFRPIFFLSCSPKLSPFFLRYHFQRVFRPSRAGAPAWKAARPRQHGAAAGELHHEVRAVPPGTPAAFACGSPWGTARHVPMLLSGDSVSAALCSFWPCLRHQKYSTLASFSVFLILRNTWDCTVPVAEEFMECIYTTPFAILVPVNEVCLSLIDKNPSTRGGITQDTACFLFVLLGKSVFPSPVLWTASPKKEFDVWC, from the exons GAGGAAATCAGAATATGAACAATCTTTCATCTTCTTTGGACAATACATTCAGAcccatcttttttctttcctgttcgCCAAAGCTAAGTCCGTTTTTCCTTCGTTACCATTTTCAGCGGGTGTTCAGACCGTCCAGGGCCGGGGCCCCTGCGTGGAAGGCGGCCAGGCCCAGGCAGCACGGTGCAGCTGCCGGCGAGCTCCACCACGAGGTGCGTGCTGTGCCGCCCGGGACCCCCGCTGCGTTTGCCTGCGGCTCGCCATGGGGAACTGCCCGGCACGTCCCCATGCTGCTGAGTGGGGACTCCGTGTCAGCTGCACTGTGCAGCTTCTGGCCCTGTCTCAGGCACCAGAAATATTCTACATTAGCAagtttctcagtatttttaattttgaggaACACCTGGGACTGCACTGTGCCAGTAGCAGAGGAGTTTATGGAGTGCATCTATACAACCCCATTTGCCATTCTTGTTCCTGTTAATGAAGTCTGCTTAAGCCTTATAGACAAAAATCCATCAACTCGGGGAGGTATTACCCAGGACACGGCCT gttttctttttgtgctgctTGGGAAGtctgtcttcccttccccagtcCTATGGACGGCCAGTCCAAAGAAGGAATTTGACGTATG GTGCTAG
- the LOC134147353 gene encoding uncharacterized protein LOC134147353 isoform X2 gives MRKGGNQNMNNLSSSLDNTFRPIFFLSCSPKLSPFFLRYHFQRVFRPSRAGAPAWKAARPRQHGAAAGELHHEVRAVPPGTPAAFACGSPWGTARHVPMLLSGDSVSAALCSFWPCLRHQKYSTLASFSVFLILRNTWDCTVPVAEEFMECIYTTPFAILVPVNEVCLSLIDKNPSTRGGITQDTACFLFVLLGKSVFPSPVLWTASPKKEFDVWC, from the exons GAGGAAATCAGAATATGAACAATCTTTCATCTTCTTTGGACAATACATTCAGAcccatcttttttctttcctgttcgCCAAAGCTAAGTCCGTTTTTCCTTCGTTACCATTTTCAGCGGGTGTTCAGACCGTCCAGGGCCGGGGCCCCTGCGTGGAAGGCGGCCAGGCCCAGGCAGCACGGTGCAGCTGCCGGCGAGCTCCACCACGAGGTGCGTGCTGTGCCGCCCGGGACCCCCGCTGCGTTTGCCTGCGGCTCGCCATGGGGAACTGCCCGGCACGTCCCCATGCTGCTGAGTGGGGACTCCGTGTCAGCTGCACTGTGCAGCTTCTGGCCCTGTCTCAGGCACCAGAAATATTCTACATTAGCAagtttctcagtatttttaattttgaggaACACCTGGGACTGCACTGTGCCAGTAGCAGAGGAGTTTATGGAGTGCATCTATACAACCCCATTTGCCATTCTTGTTCCTGTTAATGAAGTCTGCTTAAGCCTTATAGACAAAAATCCATCAACTCGGGGAGGTATTACCCAGGACACGGCCT gttttctttttgtgctgctTGGGAAGtctgtcttcccttccccagtcCTATGGACGGCCAGTCCAAAGAAGGAATTTGACGTATG GTGCTAG